Proteins encoded within one genomic window of Cucumis sativus cultivar 9930 chromosome 3, Cucumber_9930_V3, whole genome shotgun sequence:
- the LOC101209897 gene encoding calcium-binding protein KRP1, protein MTPKNQIPQSESGFQDWLPVMAGNLGGEGLIGELCNGFNLLMDREKGVINFESLKRNAAALGLGDLSDDELRGMLREGDFDGDGALNQMEFCVLMFRLSPELMEASRYCFHESLRREFRDSFS, encoded by the coding sequence ATGACTCCCAAGAACCAAATCCCCCAATCGGAATCTGGGTTCCAAGATTGGCTGCCCGTCATGGCTGGAAACCTCGGCGGCGAGGGGCTGATCGGAGAGCTCTGTAATGGGTTCAATCTGCTGATGGATAGAGAGAAGGGAGTGATCAATTTCGAGAGCTTGAAGAGGAATGCGGCGGCTTTAGGGCTCGGGGATTTGAGTGATGATGAACTCCGAGGAATGTTGCGGGAAGGGGATTTTGATGGCGATGGCGCTCTTAATCAGATGGAATTTTGTGTTCTTATGTTTAGATTAAGTCCTGAATTGATGGAAGCTTCTCGTTATTGCTTCCATGAAAGTCTTCGTCGAGAATTTAGggattctttttcttga